A DNA window from Bacteroides cellulosilyticus contains the following coding sequences:
- a CDS encoding ATP-binding protein: protein MLKKTILACVLLHLVVGTISPQNVDSTDIKSMRAYYKQYFNDPTDPIVLAASDTLFDMAIRCNDTVMAKIALGAKVDYYYYGQGENRTDSIIAGVNRLKQYARRVGNAELYYWAWAARLVNYYIIQGEYNIALLEAEKMLQEAKGEKDQGSIAECYYALANVYGAKGLVKKSQEFMLKEIDIFENANVVRYNISCQYSDAAKIYIDLGEAEKAPELLKKALKTSKTTYHEVTAKLVYVSLYLAQGDTAAARKALEECRRMYMEEPSMKRHIHYLYDVEIDYNWRVGNYNKALSVLDERENELKKKNNLTTLVLLRKMKADILWDMNRKEEAAGLYRDFLLEQKKERERNEEITTSEFATMLNLQQLNAEKVRLEKISQKKQLQNTRTILFSVIGILCVVVIFLWQQRKLNAKLHRAKNKLDEQNRTLIKAEEELRKAKELAEQSNWLKTMFIQNMSHEIRTPLNSIVGFSGVLVDMLDEKEDIGQYVALIESNSKLLLKLVGDILDISILDSEVEIKHNAVDVNACCQASVDAAGASFDPGVKLVFEPACDELIINSNYNYIVQVLDNLLGNASKFTHEGSVTLAYEVKKEENQLIFTVTDTGIGIPVEEQERVFERFVKLDNFSQGAGLGLSICRIVAERLGGYLMIDKGYTQGTRIIFCVSM, encoded by the coding sequence ATGCTGAAAAAAACGATTCTTGCCTGTGTTCTTTTGCATTTGGTTGTAGGAACTATTTCACCCCAAAATGTAGACTCTACTGATATTAAAAGCATGCGTGCTTACTATAAACAGTATTTCAATGATCCTACTGATCCCATTGTTCTTGCAGCATCGGATACATTGTTCGATATGGCAATCAGGTGCAACGATACGGTGATGGCTAAGATAGCTTTGGGAGCCAAGGTGGACTATTACTATTACGGACAGGGTGAGAACCGTACAGATAGCATCATAGCCGGAGTCAATCGCTTAAAACAATATGCCAGAAGGGTCGGTAATGCAGAACTTTACTACTGGGCGTGGGCTGCCAGGTTGGTTAACTATTATATCATACAGGGAGAATATAACATTGCTCTTCTTGAAGCTGAAAAGATGTTGCAGGAGGCCAAAGGTGAGAAAGATCAGGGAAGTATTGCTGAGTGCTATTATGCATTGGCCAATGTATATGGGGCTAAGGGTTTAGTGAAAAAATCTCAGGAGTTCATGCTTAAAGAGATTGATATTTTTGAGAATGCCAATGTGGTAAGATATAATATATCCTGTCAGTATAGTGATGCCGCAAAGATATACATTGATCTGGGCGAAGCGGAAAAAGCTCCCGAACTTCTTAAAAAGGCACTCAAAACCTCTAAAACCACTTATCATGAAGTGACGGCCAAACTGGTTTATGTATCACTCTATCTTGCACAAGGAGATACAGCAGCTGCCCGCAAGGCATTGGAGGAATGTAGGCGAATGTATATGGAAGAACCTTCAATGAAACGTCATATCCACTATTTATATGATGTAGAGATTGATTATAACTGGAGGGTGGGCAACTATAATAAGGCCCTTAGCGTATTGGATGAACGGGAAAACGAACTGAAGAAGAAAAACAATCTGACGACCCTGGTGCTACTGAGAAAAATGAAGGCGGATATTCTTTGGGATATGAATCGTAAAGAAGAAGCAGCCGGGTTATACCGCGATTTTCTGTTGGAACAGAAGAAGGAGAGAGAAAGGAATGAAGAAATCACCACCAGTGAGTTTGCTACCATGCTGAATTTGCAGCAGCTCAATGCTGAAAAGGTACGTCTGGAGAAGATTTCTCAGAAGAAACAACTGCAAAATACCCGGACCATTTTATTCTCTGTTATAGGTATTTTATGTGTCGTCGTTATCTTCTTGTGGCAACAGAGAAAACTCAATGCAAAGTTGCATAGGGCAAAAAATAAACTGGACGAGCAGAATCGTACATTAATTAAAGCCGAGGAGGAACTGCGTAAAGCCAAAGAGCTTGCTGAACAGAGTAATTGGCTGAAAACAATGTTCATTCAGAATATGTCCCATGAAATCCGTACTCCGCTTAACTCCATTGTCGGATTCTCCGGGGTATTGGTTGATATGCTTGATGAAAAGGAAGACATCGGGCAATATGTTGCATTGATTGAGAGTAACAGCAAGCTATTATTGAAGCTGGTAGGTGATATCCTTGATATTTCCATTCTCGACAGTGAGGTTGAAATCAAGCATAATGCTGTTGATGTCAATGCTTGTTGCCAAGCTTCGGTAGATGCGGCGGGGGCATCCTTCGACCCGGGCGTAAAGCTCGTTTTTGAACCAGCCTGTGATGAACTGATCATAAACAGTAATTATAATTATATAGTGCAGGTACTCGACAACCTGCTGGGTAATGCATCGAAGTTCACTCATGAGGGTTCCGTTACATTAGCCTATGAGGTTAAGAAAGAAGAGAATCAATTGATTTTCACGGTTACAGATACCGGGATCGGTATTCCTGTCGAGGAACAGGAGCGTGTTTTTGAGCGCTTTGTGAAGTTGGATAATTTTAGTCAGGGAGCAGGACTCGGTTTGTCTATTTGCCGTATCGTTGCGGAAAGGCTGGGTGGATACCTGATGATTGATAAAGGCTACACTCAAGGTACCCGTATTATTTTCTGTGTGTCGATGTGA
- a CDS encoding SusC/RagA family TonB-linked outer membrane protein, with protein MYKKALIINLQRVCFAGLLGLVSLPLAAEDDYTKPVSTMEAHTFDNAGVMEVTQQKKGIAINGTVRDMQREPLPGVNIVIKGTTSGTVTDVDGNYFITVPDKKSVLVFQYIGFESQEITVGNQLNVNVALKEDAKALDEVVVVGFGKQKKVSVVGAVTTIEPRKLQVGTSRSMSTNLIGQLAGVIGAQRTGEPGYDNSTFFIRGISSFKGSNNPLVLVDGIERDLNNIDPAEIESFSILKDASASAVYGVRGANGVILINTKRGKIGKPSVNVRFEQAVTMLGKTPKLIGSYDYLSLMNELYADEGLPAPYKDIEKYRTGEDPDLYPDVDWIDAIMKDMGHNTRANLEVSGGSEILRYSLVASVYSEKGLLENDSRQEWDSSTRLRRYNLRSNVDVNVTPTTLLRVSIGGYLQEGTSAPDRAPKLYEDAFFTPPYVHPTRYSTGEIPKHGQHNNPWAVTTQNGYKNTNTTKIESLFSVEQDLKFLLPGLKVKGVFSFDSYSANSVLRTKEPNYYDAAATRRNPDGTLNLTIQSYGKPYLDYMKEAEFGTKSVYLEGSVNYDQTFGKHAISAMFMYNQRSLDEGEKLPFRFQGIAGRASYTYDSRYVGEVNFGYNGSENFASGHRFGFFPSVALGWVISEEPFMERYKNTLSTLKLRGSYGLVGNDCLGQNRRDIRFPYLTTIDVTDGYYWGVDNNYGYANGKQEGLAGSPLLTWEKVKKLNVGIDLGLWNALDLSVDYFYDLRYDIFLQRQTIPSTAGFIQVPFANYGEASNQGIDLSLAFNKQLGKDWTIMLQGTFTYAQSKIREMDEPLSVVGTNRARTGHRINQLFGLVDEGLFTEDDFKADGSLKEGLPKHTFGPVRPGDIKYKDLNDDGVVDSFDETAIGGTIDPQLVYGFGATVKYRQFDLGFFFQGNGKTYRVIGAGKNAFIPGSGDGWGAIYSNYNDRWTPENPSQNVFWPRLSRMENKNNAQSSTWWLRNMSMLRLKNIELGYSFSKKTLLPNFIQSARIFIAGSNLLQFSKFKMWDPELDTPNGQCYPITKSVSLGLNVSF; from the coding sequence ATGTACAAGAAAGCACTGATTATTAATTTACAACGAGTATGTTTTGCCGGTTTACTGGGTCTAGTGAGTCTTCCCCTTGCAGCTGAGGATGACTATACAAAACCGGTATCGACTATGGAAGCACATACGTTTGACAATGCCGGTGTAATGGAAGTTACCCAGCAAAAGAAAGGAATTGCGATAAACGGTACCGTGCGGGATATGCAGCGTGAACCGTTACCGGGAGTGAATATCGTAATAAAGGGAACAACGTCGGGTACTGTTACCGATGTGGACGGAAACTATTTTATTACTGTTCCGGATAAGAAATCCGTACTTGTATTCCAGTATATAGGTTTCGAATCACAAGAAATCACTGTTGGGAATCAGTTGAACGTCAATGTGGCACTGAAAGAAGATGCAAAGGCATTGGATGAGGTCGTGGTGGTAGGTTTTGGCAAGCAGAAGAAAGTTTCTGTGGTGGGTGCCGTCACTACCATCGAGCCGAGGAAACTACAGGTAGGTACAAGCCGTTCCATGAGTACTAACCTGATTGGACAACTGGCAGGTGTCATCGGGGCGCAACGTACCGGGGAACCGGGGTATGATAACTCCACTTTCTTTATCCGCGGCATCTCTTCTTTCAAAGGAAGCAACAATCCCCTGGTTCTTGTTGATGGCATCGAACGGGATCTGAATAATATCGATCCTGCTGAAATAGAGTCGTTTTCCATACTGAAAGATGCATCTGCCAGTGCGGTATATGGTGTTCGTGGTGCGAATGGTGTTATCCTGATCAATACAAAGCGTGGCAAGATAGGAAAGCCTTCAGTGAATGTACGTTTTGAGCAGGCCGTTACGATGTTGGGAAAAACACCTAAGTTGATCGGGTCGTATGACTATCTGAGCCTGATGAACGAACTGTATGCTGACGAAGGTTTACCGGCACCTTATAAGGATATTGAAAAATATCGTACGGGTGAAGATCCCGACCTCTATCCGGATGTAGACTGGATAGATGCAATCATGAAAGATATGGGGCATAACACACGTGCTAACCTTGAAGTAAGCGGGGGTAGTGAGATTCTTCGCTATTCGTTGGTTGCTTCGGTTTATTCGGAGAAGGGACTTCTTGAGAATGATTCACGTCAAGAGTGGGATTCCTCTACCAGACTACGCCGTTATAACTTACGCTCGAATGTGGATGTGAATGTGACACCTACCACTCTGTTGCGTGTTAGCATCGGCGGGTATTTACAGGAAGGAACAAGTGCACCGGACAGAGCTCCGAAGTTGTATGAAGATGCTTTCTTCACTCCCCCTTATGTACATCCTACACGCTACTCCACCGGTGAGATTCCCAAACATGGCCAACATAATAATCCATGGGCTGTAACGACGCAAAATGGATATAAAAACACCAATACGACCAAGATAGAGTCGTTGTTCTCTGTTGAGCAAGATTTAAAGTTCCTATTACCGGGATTAAAGGTGAAAGGAGTTTTCTCATTTGATAGTTATTCCGCTAACTCTGTGCTTCGTACCAAGGAGCCGAATTACTACGATGCAGCAGCCACCAGACGTAATCCGGACGGTACACTTAATCTTACTATTCAGAGTTATGGTAAGCCTTATCTTGATTACATGAAGGAGGCCGAGTTTGGAACGAAGAGTGTATATCTTGAAGGTTCAGTCAATTATGACCAGACATTTGGTAAGCATGCCATTAGTGCAATGTTTATGTATAACCAGCGTAGCCTTGATGAAGGTGAGAAACTACCATTCCGTTTTCAGGGTATAGCAGGACGCGCGTCTTATACGTATGATAGTCGTTACGTAGGCGAGGTCAATTTTGGTTATAACGGTTCTGAGAACTTTGCCAGCGGACACCGCTTCGGATTCTTCCCTTCCGTAGCTCTGGGCTGGGTGATATCGGAAGAACCCTTTATGGAACGCTATAAGAATACTCTTTCTACTTTAAAACTTCGCGGCTCTTACGGATTGGTCGGTAATGATTGTCTAGGCCAGAACCGCAGGGATATCCGTTTCCCTTATCTGACTACGATTGATGTGACGGATGGTTACTACTGGGGGGTTGATAACAATTATGGTTATGCAAATGGCAAGCAGGAGGGATTGGCCGGTTCTCCTCTTCTGACTTGGGAAAAAGTAAAGAAACTCAATGTCGGCATCGATCTGGGGTTATGGAATGCTTTAGATCTGTCTGTCGATTACTTCTATGACCTTCGTTATGATATTTTCCTGCAACGTCAGACTATACCTTCTACCGCGGGATTTATTCAAGTGCCTTTTGCCAACTATGGTGAGGCGAGCAATCAGGGTATTGATTTGTCACTGGCCTTTAATAAGCAACTGGGTAAGGATTGGACTATCATGTTACAGGGAACTTTCACTTATGCACAAAGCAAAATAAGGGAAATGGATGAACCGCTTTCTGTAGTAGGAACCAATCGTGCCCGCACAGGGCACCGCATTAACCAATTGTTCGGTCTTGTAGACGAGGGATTGTTTACGGAAGATGATTTCAAGGCAGATGGTTCACTGAAGGAGGGACTTCCTAAGCATACCTTCGGACCGGTACGTCCGGGTGACATCAAATATAAAGACCTGAATGATGATGGCGTTGTGGATAGTTTCGATGAAACAGCTATCGGTGGTACGATAGATCCCCAATTGGTGTATGGTTTTGGTGCGACTGTGAAATACCGGCAGTTTGATCTTGGCTTCTTCTTTCAGGGCAACGGCAAGACTTACCGTGTGATTGGTGCCGGTAAGAATGCTTTTATTCCGGGAAGCGGTGACGGTTGGGGTGCTATTTACTCCAATTACAATGATCGGTGGACCCCCGAAAATCCAAGTCAGAATGTATTTTGGCCCCGCCTTTCCCGTATGGAAAACAAGAACAATGCACAATCGTCCACTTGGTGGCTGCGTAATATGAGTATGTTGCGGTTGAAAAATATCGAGCTAGGGTATAGCTTCTCTAAAAAGACGCTGTTACCGAACTTTATTCAAAGTGCGCGTATCTTCATTGCCGGATCTAATCTGCTGCAATTCTCTAAGTTCAAAATGTGGGATCCCGAGTTGGATACTCCGAACGGACAGTGCTATCCTATTACGAAGTCCGTATCACTTGGTTTAAATGTCTCTTTCTAA
- a CDS encoding sugar porter family MFS transporter — MKNYFRILSWSVIVSLGGFLFGFDTAVISGVEKTIQAIFSLTSVEHGFTISSALIGTVIGALGISKPVDKYGRRPMLLIIASVYLLSAVGCAFSFDAGSLIFFRFIGGLGVGASSVVAPMYISEVAPAKVRGQMTAIFQINVIFGILMAYVSNYLLYDLSDYSWRIMLGIEGVPALIYFILLFFVPESPRFLVMKNKIAQAKEVLMQIDDTQVEQVVGAIQQQIRKNIAQKGALFTKANKKAIIVAFLVAMFNQFSGINAILYYAPRIFEQSGLSSGDSLLQSVAIGIVNLVFTFIGFLLIDKAGRRKLLMFGSMGMAVCLGVASYIFFAFDLGGIPLLISILFYIAFFGMSTGAVIWVLIAEVFPNSVRSKGQSLGSLTHWLFAALITFCFPVIAENGGIGLAFTFGFFSIMMLLQMLVAWLYFPETKGKSLEELSENL, encoded by the coding sequence ATGAAAAACTATTTTCGTATATTAAGTTGGTCGGTAATTGTCTCTTTAGGCGGTTTCCTTTTCGGGTTTGATACAGCGGTTATTTCCGGTGTAGAAAAGACCATTCAGGCTATATTCAGTTTAACCTCCGTAGAGCATGGATTTACTATTTCTTCTGCGCTAATCGGGACGGTTATCGGGGCTTTGGGAATCAGTAAGCCTGTGGATAAATATGGAAGGCGTCCTATGTTGCTGATTATAGCGTCGGTCTATTTGCTTTCTGCCGTAGGATGTGCTTTTTCGTTTGATGCAGGTTCTTTGATCTTTTTCCGCTTTATTGGCGGGTTGGGTGTGGGGGCTTCATCGGTGGTGGCGCCTATGTATATATCAGAGGTGGCTCCGGCTAAAGTGAGAGGACAGATGACCGCTATTTTTCAGATCAATGTGATATTCGGTATACTGATGGCTTATGTTTCCAACTACCTGTTATATGATTTGTCGGATTATTCATGGCGTATCATGTTGGGTATTGAGGGGGTTCCGGCTTTAATCTATTTCATCCTGTTGTTCTTTGTTCCCGAAAGTCCTCGCTTCCTGGTGATGAAGAATAAAATAGCTCAGGCTAAAGAGGTACTGATGCAGATTGATGATACGCAGGTAGAGCAAGTAGTCGGGGCTATACAGCAACAGATCAGGAAGAATATTGCTCAGAAAGGTGCTCTTTTCACTAAAGCGAATAAGAAAGCTATCATTGTTGCTTTTCTGGTTGCTATGTTTAATCAATTCTCCGGCATTAATGCTATTTTGTATTATGCACCGAGAATATTTGAGCAGAGTGGTTTATCGTCGGGAGACTCTTTACTACAATCTGTAGCTATTGGCATCGTGAACCTGGTTTTCACATTTATAGGCTTCCTGCTGATAGATAAAGCTGGTCGGCGTAAATTGCTTATGTTTGGCTCAATGGGTATGGCGGTATGCTTGGGTGTTGCTTCCTACATATTCTTTGCCTTCGATCTGGGTGGTATTCCTCTGTTAATCTCAATTTTATTTTATATCGCTTTCTTCGGTATGTCTACCGGTGCTGTAATCTGGGTGTTGATAGCTGAGGTCTTTCCTAACTCGGTGCGGAGCAAAGGACAATCGTTGGGTAGTTTAACCCATTGGCTTTTTGCAGCTCTGATAACATTCTGTTTCCCGGTGATAGCGGAAAATGGGGGAATCGGTCTTGCTTTCACTTTCGGATTTTTCTCCATTATGATGCTGTTGCAGATGCTGGTGGCCTGGCTATACTTTCCCGAAACAAAAGGCAAGTCATTGGAAGAATTAAGTGAGAATTTATGA
- a CDS encoding sulfatase-like hydrolase/transferase, which produces MVMQKMQLRSLWGKGFIFYAISVLTITVQFFFYLINSPRLSVMDVGGWFFYVTAACSHAALWAFIPYAVSMMVALIVRHSKAAAMVHVILVTLLNALAYIDGSVYSLYKFHINGFVLNLLLGEGNSEIFTFSPWLYLKMAGVLLGVFAVNTLLRLLAGRCYDRFHRCGFWPALSVLILFALFSNLYHAYAAVMQKPSVIRSASCLPYYFPLTATRLMIKLGVVSSEDVIKMNFKNKKQTTDLNYPVHSLEHRVHSTSKNVVLITIDSWNYRAFNPDVMPCITHFADSCSNFTSHLSSSNGTRGSIFGLFFSLSSIYWSDFELSGIQPLLIEELLAQNYRIGIYPSATLVSPPFAKILFSKVPNLRTHTPGETVYDRDCRITTDYLQSLDTLGSGTQPFFSFLFYDLAHGIELSKDKLYRFKPTWEFADYMKLDNNIDPTPFLNLYYNCMAEVDSLAGCVLQKLAEKKLLDNTLVIITGDHGQEFNENHKNYWGHGSNYSPVQTHIPFLLYDPGKPSHTYRHVTTHYDFVPTLMTEVLGVTSPPSDYSMGHLLTDTCSRNWHVVGDYLDYAFIVDNHTILEKQPSGCIEISDSLLNPLEDYKIDTRKLNEAILSINRFYK; this is translated from the coding sequence ATGGTAATGCAAAAAATGCAGTTGCGAAGTTTGTGGGGCAAAGGATTTATCTTTTATGCTATTTCGGTGCTGACGATTACCGTACAGTTCTTTTTTTATCTCATTAATAGTCCTCGGCTTTCTGTAATGGATGTCGGCGGATGGTTCTTTTATGTAACGGCTGCTTGTTCGCATGCTGCCTTGTGGGCATTTATACCCTATGCAGTGTCCATGATGGTGGCGCTTATTGTACGGCATAGTAAAGCTGCTGCTATGGTACACGTTATTCTTGTAACGCTGCTCAATGCTCTTGCTTATATAGACGGTAGTGTATACAGCCTCTATAAATTCCACATTAATGGCTTCGTTCTAAATCTCTTGCTTGGCGAGGGGAATAGTGAGATTTTCACGTTCAGCCCCTGGCTTTACCTCAAAATGGCTGGGGTGCTGTTGGGTGTGTTTGCCGTTAATACTCTGCTGCGGTTGCTTGCCGGACGTTGTTATGATCGTTTTCATCGCTGCGGTTTCTGGCCGGCACTTTCAGTGCTGATTCTATTTGCACTGTTTTCCAATCTTTACCATGCTTATGCAGCCGTTATGCAGAAACCTTCGGTGATTCGCAGTGCTTCATGTCTGCCTTATTATTTTCCGCTGACAGCTACCCGGCTGATGATAAAATTAGGAGTAGTCTCATCCGAAGATGTCATCAAGATGAATTTCAAGAATAAAAAGCAGACCACGGATCTCAACTATCCGGTACATTCTCTGGAGCACCGAGTTCATTCTACCTCTAAGAATGTAGTGCTGATAACCATCGATTCGTGGAACTATCGTGCTTTTAACCCAGATGTAATGCCCTGCATCACTCACTTTGCCGATAGTTGCAGTAACTTCACCTCCCACCTGAGTAGCAGTAACGGTACACGCGGCAGTATCTTTGGGCTTTTCTTCAGCCTTTCTTCCATTTATTGGAGCGATTTTGAGTTGTCAGGCATTCAGCCCTTACTGATAGAAGAATTATTGGCGCAGAACTACCGGATAGGTATTTACCCTAGTGCCACCCTTGTCAGCCCGCCATTTGCTAAAATACTCTTTTCGAAAGTTCCTAACTTGCGTACTCATACACCGGGAGAGACTGTCTACGATCGTGACTGCCGTATTACGACGGATTACCTTCAATCACTTGATACTTTAGGGAGTGGTACACAACCATTCTTCTCATTTCTTTTTTACGACTTGGCACATGGAATCGAACTTTCTAAGGACAAGCTCTACCGTTTTAAACCCACTTGGGAGTTTGCAGACTATATGAAATTGGATAACAATATTGATCCGACTCCTTTCTTGAATCTATATTACAACTGCATGGCGGAGGTGGACTCTCTGGCTGGTTGTGTCTTGCAGAAACTTGCTGAGAAGAAGTTACTGGATAATACACTTGTTATCATTACAGGCGACCATGGACAGGAGTTTAATGAAAATCACAAGAACTATTGGGGGCATGGCAGCAATTACTCGCCTGTACAGACGCATATACCTTTCTTATTATATGACCCGGGAAAGCCATCGCATACGTACCGTCATGTCACCACCCATTATGATTTTGTACCTACTTTGATGACTGAAGTGTTGGGGGTGACCAGTCCCCCTTCGGACTATAGCATGGGGCATCTCCTCACCGATACCTGCTCACGCAATTGGCACGTTGTAGGCGATTATCTGGACTATGCCTTTATTGTGGACAACCATACAATTTTGGAAAAACAACCCTCTGGCTGCATAGAAATCAGTGATAGCCTTTTGAACCCCTTGGAAGATTATAAAATAGATACTAGGAAGTTGAATGAAGCTATTCTTTCTATCAATAGGTTCTATAAATGA
- a CDS encoding substrate-binding domain-containing protein gives MIGVSQCSDDEWRDKLNKEIFLEAMFRGNIDVIFCSANDNNAKQAEDIAYLMKKKVDLMIISPNESAPVTPAVEMAYKSNIPIIISDRKIRSDKFTAYIGPDNYEIGALAGEFIVKYLKGKGKIVEIKGTEGASPTIERHEGFMSVVNKYKDIEIIYSESGIFLESIGEKKMEEALQLNPEIDLVFAHNDRMAKGAYKVVKAEGREKEITFVGIDGLAEDGYGVDMILDGVLAASFVNATGGDKIMELAMNILQNKPFERETILPTTQVDHTNARILKLQARYMNGQSDKIFSLNKDINKNISLYARQQVLLYCSVIILVLLLLFLYLLMNAFRKNKQHNNELSQKNKDIEDKNEQLELQRRQLEEATQSKLHFYTTISHDFLTPLTLIIEPVELLLQNHQMKHDQYDLLVMVKRNAIILHRLVKQLLDFRKYENGKLALNLSQANLKDCIEGWSKAFCPAIKRKSIKFCIHVTEDAANFEMALDYNKIERLFYNLLSNALEFTNQGGTIRVDLYNEWDANEKKAVIKISDTGVGIDPEYIENIFDRFFKVDNYSSGSGIGLAVAKAFAELHGGDIRVKSEVGKGSEFYVILPYLNATIEGQTFSLETKNNDEEGDNIDLGNQTLLLNERNKPVILVVDDNLDILNFICNLLQTEYIVLLAKNGQYGLKLASQYLPDLVIADVMMPMMDGFELCRRLKGESITHHIPVILLSALTLSSQKIKGIDCGADIYFEKPFDSSLLLAYVKNLIKSRKDAKAILNEADSTPNDGVKLEGRLFMEKIYALMDSHIADSGFKVEAFGQSIGLSRVQLYRRIKEQTGYSPNELLRVYRLQKAKKLLSTTDLAVAEIAYRVGFSSPAYFTKCYREFYKELPTAFLKRMALKNEDSL, from the coding sequence TTGATAGGAGTATCACAATGTAGTGATGACGAGTGGCGTGACAAGTTGAATAAAGAAATTTTTCTGGAGGCTATGTTCAGGGGGAATATAGATGTTATCTTCTGCTCCGCTAATGACAATAATGCTAAACAGGCTGAAGATATAGCTTATCTCATGAAGAAAAAGGTGGATCTCATGATTATCTCTCCCAATGAATCGGCACCTGTTACCCCTGCTGTTGAGATGGCATACAAAAGTAATATCCCCATTATTATCAGCGACAGGAAGATACGTTCAGATAAGTTCACTGCATATATCGGTCCTGATAATTATGAAATAGGTGCTTTGGCAGGTGAATTTATAGTGAAATACCTGAAAGGGAAAGGAAAGATTGTTGAGATTAAGGGTACAGAAGGTGCTTCTCCTACAATTGAAAGGCATGAGGGATTTATGTCTGTCGTTAATAAATATAAGGATATAGAGATTATTTATTCGGAGAGTGGTATTTTCCTGGAAAGCATTGGAGAAAAGAAAATGGAAGAGGCATTGCAGCTGAATCCGGAAATAGATCTGGTGTTTGCCCACAATGATCGGATGGCTAAGGGTGCATATAAGGTTGTGAAAGCGGAGGGAAGAGAGAAGGAGATCACCTTTGTGGGTATTGATGGGCTTGCTGAAGATGGATACGGTGTCGATATGATATTGGATGGAGTTTTAGCAGCTTCGTTTGTGAATGCTACAGGAGGGGATAAGATAATGGAGCTTGCCATGAATATCCTGCAAAATAAGCCGTTCGAACGGGAGACGATCCTGCCTACTACTCAGGTGGATCATACGAATGCCAGAATATTGAAGCTTCAGGCAAGGTATATGAATGGACAAAGCGATAAGATATTCTCACTGAATAAAGACATTAATAAAAATATCTCATTGTATGCACGCCAGCAGGTGCTTTTATATTGCTCTGTCATTATTCTGGTTTTGTTACTGCTGTTTCTTTATCTGCTGATGAATGCATTCCGGAAGAATAAACAACACAACAATGAATTATCTCAAAAGAACAAGGATATTGAAGATAAGAATGAGCAACTGGAGTTGCAGAGAAGACAATTAGAGGAAGCTACACAATCGAAATTGCACTTCTACACTACCATTTCACATGACTTTCTGACTCCCCTGACACTTATTATAGAACCGGTCGAGCTGTTGTTGCAGAATCATCAGATGAAGCATGATCAATACGACCTGTTGGTAATGGTAAAACGGAATGCTATCATCCTTCACCGCTTGGTTAAGCAACTTCTTGATTTTAGGAAATATGAGAATGGAAAGCTGGCGCTGAACCTGTCACAAGCGAATCTGAAAGATTGTATCGAGGGGTGGAGTAAGGCCTTTTGTCCTGCCATTAAGCGAAAGAGCATTAAGTTTTGTATTCATGTAACAGAAGATGCCGCGAATTTTGAAATGGCTCTTGATTACAATAAGATAGAACGTCTGTTTTACAATCTATTATCGAATGCCCTTGAATTTACGAATCAGGGAGGAACGATACGGGTGGATTTGTACAACGAATGGGATGCGAATGAAAAGAAGGCTGTCATTAAAATCTCCGATACCGGGGTCGGGATTGATCCTGAATATATAGAGAACATATTCGACCGTTTCTTCAAAGTCGATAACTATTCATCAGGTTCGGGTATCGGCCTGGCTGTTGCAAAAGCTTTTGCAGAACTTCATGGAGGGGATATCAGGGTGAAAAGTGAAGTAGGTAAAGGATCGGAATTTTATGTTATTCTGCCTTATCTCAATGCAACTATAGAAGGACAGACTTTCTCGTTGGAAACTAAAAACAATGATGAAGAAGGAGATAACATAGACCTTGGCAATCAAACACTTCTTCTGAATGAGAGAAATAAACCTGTCATCTTAGTGGTGGATGACAATCTGGATATACTGAACTTCATTTGCAACCTGCTGCAAACAGAATATATTGTTTTGCTGGCGAAGAATGGTCAGTACGGACTTAAACTGGCTTCTCAGTATTTGCCTGACCTGGTGATTGCAGATGTAATGATGCCCATGATGGATGGCTTTGAACTCTGTCGGCGTTTAAAAGGTGAATCCATAACGCATCACATTCCTGTCATTCTATTGTCGGCCTTGACGCTAAGCAGTCAGAAGATAAAAGGCATTGATTGCGGAGCGGACATTTATTTTGAGAAACCCTTCGATTCGTCTCTTTTACTGGCTTACGTCAAGAATTTGATTAAAAGCAGGAAGGATGCAAAAGCGATTTTGAATGAGGCAGATTCTACACCCAATGACGGAGTAAAACTGGAAGGGCGCCTGTTCATGGAAAAGATATATGCCTTGATGGATAGTCACATTGCCGATAGTGGCTTTAAAGTAGAGGCTTTCGGGCAGTCTATAGGCTTGTCTCGTGTACAACTTTACCGGAGAATAAAAGAACAGACCGGTTATTCTCCCAATGAACTGCTTAGGGTGTATCGTTTGCAAAAAGCTAAAAAACTATTGTCTACAACAGATCTTGCCGTTGCGGAGATTGCATACCGGGTAGGGTTCTCATCGCCGGCCTATTTCACTAAATGTTATCGTGAATTCTATAAGGAATTACCTACTGCATTTCTTAAACGTATGGCATTGAAGAATGAAGATTCTTTATGA